From the genome of Pseudobacteroides sp.:
GCAGAAGAGGGTCTGGGCGGTGCTGAAGTTATGATAAATGAAGGGGTTTTAGATAATCCCAAAGTTGATGCCATAATTGGAACACATGTCAGTCCCTTGATTAACACTGGTTTCATATCTGTAAGAAAAGGACCTGTTATGGCGGAACCAACCGAATTTGAAATTACTATAATAGGTAAAAGCGGCCATGGGGCCCAGCCGGAGAATGCCATAAATCCCATTACTATTGGAGCCCTTGTGGTAGAAAAGTTTAAGGGCATTGTTAAAACCAGCAGTGACCCTTTGAAAAGAGCTGTTCTGACTGTTACGTGCTTTAATGCGGGGAATGCTTCAAATATAATACCTGATAGTGTTTCTATAAGAGGAACCATAAGAACCTTTGACAAAGAAATTCGCACTTTTATCACAGACAGTATGGAAGAAGTGTTAAAGGAGGAAACCCAAAAGGCAGGAGCTGCATACAAATTTAAAGCTAATAACGGATATCCTCCGGTGATAAATGATGACAATTTAGTTGATAAATTTATAGACTCCTCAGAAAAAATTATCGATTCAAAAAATATTATAACAAGCCAGGAGCCTTCCATGCTTGCAGAGGATTTTTCATATTATTCCAGGCTGGTACCGGGAACATATTTTCACCTAGGATGCAGGAGTCAAATGTGCAATGAGGTGATTAATCTCCACAACAGCAAGTTCAATTTGGATGAAAACTGCATAAAAACAGGTGTTGAGCTTATGTCTCAATTTGCATTGGATTATTTAAAATATTAGGTTTATTCTTTATTCAATGGAGCCGATATATTTTTTTAGTTCCTCAAGGCTTTCAAAGGGTATTGCCACACCTTTTTGACTTGGTCTATAATCATCGGCATTGCTGTCATACCAGAAAGTTCTAATGTCGATGTATTTCTTATCCTTTTTCTCAACTACCTTTATTTGAATTTCCTCGCGGCTGTTTTTGCCCAGCTTTCCAATTAATTCTTCCTTATCCCAAAAATCTGCCATTATTATGCCTCCATAGATATGATTTTGTTATGTCTATGAAATTATGGTGCATGCTGCACCACGATTTCCCACGACAACGACTTATGTTACAAAATCATTTCATGATTTTGTTCTTACATTATACCAAGGGTGTTTTCCTTTTGGAATAGTGTTTCAAAATTTTAAATTTATATGCTTCGGGTATTATAGGAAAATGACGATATAAATAGTGAAGAAAAAAAAG
Proteins encoded in this window:
- a CDS encoding M20 family metallopeptidase gives rise to the protein MLTDQIRRHSTEVFGRLVYIRREIHKYPELGFNEFKTSGLIRSFLEELGLDVSGFAKTGLAATITGKPDGKTVAIRADIDALPIKEENTFEFASRNVGKMHACGHDGHTAIVLGAAYVLSRLKDFLNGSVKLIFQPAEEGLGGAEVMINEGVLDNPKVDAIIGTHVSPLINTGFISVRKGPVMAEPTEFEITIIGKSGHGAQPENAINPITIGALVVEKFKGIVKTSSDPLKRAVLTVTCFNAGNASNIIPDSVSIRGTIRTFDKEIRTFITDSMEEVLKEETQKAGAAYKFKANNGYPPVINDDNLVDKFIDSSEKIIDSKNIITSQEPSMLAEDFSYYSRLVPGTYFHLGCRSQMCNEVINLHNSKFNLDENCIKTGVELMSQFALDYLKY
- a CDS encoding transcriptional coactivator p15/PC4 family protein translates to MADFWDKEELIGKLGKNSREEIQIKVVEKKDKKYIDIRTFWYDSNADDYRPSQKGVAIPFESLEELKKYIGSIE